A region of Polyodon spathula isolate WHYD16114869_AA chromosome 4, ASM1765450v1, whole genome shotgun sequence DNA encodes the following proteins:
- the LOC121314328 gene encoding armadillo repeat-containing protein 1-like: MSGEPDALAIVNQLRDLAADPLNRQAIVQDQGCLPGLILFLDHPNPQVVYSALLAVRYLAECRANRERMRGELGMMQSLENVMKKTTTPGETKLLASEIYEILKSACNAEADQAEQASYRRKTQFFLGATNKRAKTVVLHIDGLDDAACRSLCEEALLKIKGVISFTFQMTVKRCIVRIRSDLKAEALGTAIASTKIMKAQQVVKGEDGNEVMISFEDALVEVEQNTDLPDYLPEEESPSKELDKAVSRVGIKQDASGWLNTAANFLTRSFYW, from the exons ATGAGTGGGGAGCCTGATGCGTTGGCTATCGTGAATCAGCTGCGGGACTTGGCAGCTGACCCCCTCAACAGGCAAGCCATTGTCCAAGATCAAGGATGTTTACCGGGCCTTATTTTGTTTTTGGACCACCCTAACCCTCAAGTCGTCTATTCTGCACTTCTG GCTGTGCGCTATTTAGCAGAATGTCGTGCCAACAGAGAGAGGATGAGAGGTGAGCTTGGGATGATGCAGAGCCTAGAGAATGTGATGAAAAA AACGACGACACCTGGAGAAACAAAGTTGTTGGCCTCAGAAATCTATGAAATCCTTAAGTCTGCCTGCAACGCAGAGGCAGACCAGGCCGAACAGGCCAGCTACAGACGCAAGACTCAGTTCTTTCTTGGAGCCACGAACAAGCGTGCCAAAACTGTGGTTTTACATATAGATGGTCTTGATGATGct gcTTGTAGAAGTCTTTGCGAAGAGGCACTGCTCAAGATTAAGGGAGTCATTAGCTTCACATTTCAGATGACCGTAAAGAGATGCATTGTTAGGATCAGGTCAGATTTAAAAGCTGAG gCACTGGGCACTGCAATTGCTTCAACCAAGATAATGAAAGCACAGCAAGTAGTTAAAGGCGAAGATGGAAATGAG GTCATGATCTCTTTCGAAGATGCCCTTGTCGAGGTTGAGCAGAACACAGACCTGCCTGATTATTTGCCAGAGGAGGAAAGCCCCTCAAAGGAGCTGGACAAAGCCGTTTCCCGCGTGGGGATCAAGCAGGATGCAAGCGGCTGGCTCAATACAGCAGCAAACTTTTTAACCAGGTCTTTCTACTGGTGA